One Nostoc punctiforme PCC 73102 DNA window includes the following coding sequences:
- a CDS encoding isopenicillin N synthase family dioxygenase, with the protein MKNLQVVEKEFSSLPIIDISALVSGKGNLYSAASQIRQACRESGFFYIIGHGVDENLQQRLEELSRQFFAQDLETKLKIRMALAGIAWRGYFPVGGELTSGKPDLKEGIYFGTELPDEHPLVQAGTPMHGANLFPANMPQFGETVLEYIEAMTKLGHTLMTGIAMSLGLEESYFADRYTSDPLVLFRIFNYPPNLSPSDGNPIWGVGEHTDYGVLTILKQDDSGGLQVKSKSGWVAAPPVPGSFVCNIGDMLDKMTGGFYRSTPHRVQNQSQNHRLSFPFFFDPNFDVEVKPIELDNYSSE; encoded by the coding sequence ATGAAAAACTTGCAAGTTGTGGAGAAAGAGTTTTCATCCCTCCCGATTATTGATATTAGCGCCTTAGTTTCTGGAAAAGGAAATCTCTATTCCGCCGCATCTCAGATTCGGCAAGCGTGTCGAGAATCGGGATTTTTCTATATTATCGGACATGGTGTAGACGAAAATTTGCAGCAGAGGCTCGAAGAACTCAGCCGCCAGTTTTTCGCCCAGGATTTGGAAACTAAACTTAAAATTCGTATGGCTTTGGCAGGTATTGCATGGCGAGGTTATTTTCCCGTTGGTGGCGAACTGACATCCGGTAAACCTGACTTGAAAGAAGGTATTTACTTTGGCACTGAACTCCCAGACGAACACCCACTAGTGCAAGCTGGTACTCCTATGCATGGTGCAAACCTCTTCCCCGCCAACATGCCCCAATTTGGCGAAACAGTACTTGAATATATAGAGGCGATGACAAAGTTGGGACACACTCTCATGACTGGTATAGCCATGAGTTTGGGATTAGAAGAATCCTACTTTGCTGATCGTTATACTTCAGATCCTCTAGTGTTGTTTCGCATCTTTAACTATCCTCCTAATTTATCACCGTCAGATGGTAATCCGATATGGGGTGTTGGCGAACATACTGATTATGGGGTTTTAACTATTCTCAAACAGGACGACTCAGGCGGATTACAAGTTAAATCCAAATCAGGTTGGGTTGCTGCGCCTCCTGTTCCAGGTTCCTTTGTCTGTAACATCGGCGATATGCTAGACAAAATGACGGGAGGTTTCTATCGTTCTACACCTCATCGCGTACAAAACCAGTCCCAAAATCACCGCCTTTCATTCCCCTTCTTTTTCGATCCCAATTTCGATGTAGAAGTGAAGCCGATTGAATTAGATAATTATAGTAGCGAATGA
- a CDS encoding 2'-5' RNA ligase family protein, whose translation MPYALVYYPNINTQQINKIRQKYDPQFYLIEPHITLIFPLLGFIGEDRLTIHIKNILSAWKIFPIHLQGFQKSWDEYLFLTVQEGKENAIKLHNDLYTGILAEYCRENTAFVPHLTLGVFSKNRVQYLQALEEAQQLDLDYCCMVEKLNLLKITDVNRQIVWNQEYILPS comes from the coding sequence ATGCCTTATGCACTCGTATATTATCCAAATATCAACACACAGCAAATTAATAAAATTAGGCAAAAATATGATCCGCAATTTTATTTAATTGAACCGCATATCACCCTAATCTTCCCCCTACTCGGATTTATCGGCGAAGATCGTCTTACTATTCATATTAAAAATATCCTGAGTGCATGGAAAATCTTTCCTATTCATCTACAGGGATTTCAAAAATCATGGGATGAATATCTGTTCCTTACAGTTCAAGAAGGAAAAGAAAATGCGATAAAATTACACAATGATTTATATACGGGTATATTAGCTGAATATTGCAGAGAGAATACAGCCTTTGTTCCACATCTAACGCTAGGAGTATTTTCTAAAAATCGGGTTCAATACTTACAGGCTTTAGAAGAAGCACAACAGTTAGATTTAGATTATTGTTGTATGGTGGAAAAACTAAATCTGTTGAAGATTACTGATGTGAATAGGCAAATAGTCTGGAACCAAGAATATATATTGCCAAGCTGA
- a CDS encoding BamA/TamA family outer membrane protein, protein MRVQITVVAIAVMLVGGKNPEALADSQPSTQDGASGIVTPEATIHIEGEYAKYGDYIGVSLGDSQTLEISQKIVKDIQIRFINDKGLPIKGRTQKDFIIGLLRLKPGQVFREDLLQADLQRLRRLESFNQVNVYPKEDASSVNLIYAIKERSFPSLILGGGNNDDVGLYGRVGYKDENVSGLNDKLDTILQFSTKDVQFDGQFTSRYRSEEPNRLGYSIRGFRNRNTSGTFNEDIRLANGDKVREGRFGGSVALLRAFDEWDTSVALNYTRISLRDREYNVVQVDRLGSPLSVSGTGIDDLFTVSFAVSRDQRDRRDNPTQGSILTFSTEQAIPIGLGNISSNRLRGDYIQYFPVNWIGNGRPTNNPEMLAINLQIGTTIGDFPPADAFNIGGIDSVRGYGYGKVASGRSYGLASVEYRFPIFQSIGGVVFTDLASDFGSSETVLGEPGVLRDKPGSGFGYGLGLRLNSPFGLIRGDLGISDQGEVRFEVTTGQRF, encoded by the coding sequence ATGCGAGTTCAAATAACTGTAGTTGCGATCGCAGTAATGTTAGTGGGTGGTAAAAATCCAGAGGCCCTTGCAGACTCGCAACCATCTACTCAAGATGGGGCTAGTGGGATTGTGACACCAGAAGCTACGATCCATATAGAGGGAGAGTATGCCAAATATGGTGATTATATTGGAGTTAGTTTAGGAGATAGCCAGACGCTGGAAATTTCCCAAAAAATTGTCAAAGATATCCAGATTCGTTTTATTAATGACAAAGGTCTGCCAATCAAAGGGCGAACTCAAAAAGATTTTATCATTGGTTTGCTGAGACTCAAACCAGGTCAAGTATTCCGTGAAGATTTACTTCAAGCAGACTTGCAACGATTGAGGAGATTAGAGTCATTTAATCAAGTCAATGTTTATCCTAAAGAAGATGCTTCCAGTGTTAATCTCATTTATGCAATCAAAGAGCGTAGCTTCCCTTCTCTCATCTTAGGAGGCGGTAATAACGATGACGTTGGGCTATATGGTCGGGTGGGTTATAAAGATGAAAATGTTAGCGGTCTGAACGATAAATTAGATACAATTTTGCAGTTCAGCACTAAAGATGTCCAATTTGATGGTCAATTTACTAGTCGTTATCGTTCAGAAGAACCAAACCGCTTAGGCTATAGCATTAGAGGTTTTCGTAATCGAAATACATCGGGAACCTTCAACGAAGATATCAGATTGGCTAACGGTGACAAAGTGCGAGAAGGAAGGTTTGGTGGTTCTGTGGCGCTTTTACGAGCTTTTGATGAGTGGGATACATCTGTGGCTCTCAACTATACCAGAATTAGCCTACGCGATCGAGAATATAACGTTGTCCAGGTCGATAGATTAGGGAGTCCTCTATCTGTGAGTGGTACTGGAATTGATGACTTATTTACAGTATCATTTGCCGTATCTAGAGATCAACGCGATCGCCGAGACAATCCAACTCAAGGCTCAATCCTCACCTTCAGCACAGAACAAGCGATTCCCATTGGACTGGGGAATATTTCCAGCAACCGCTTACGGGGAGACTATATTCAGTATTTCCCTGTCAATTGGATAGGTAATGGTAGACCAACCAACAATCCAGAAATGTTGGCTATTAATTTACAAATTGGTACAACTATTGGAGACTTTCCACCAGCCGATGCTTTTAATATTGGTGGAATAGATTCTGTCAGAGGTTACGGTTATGGTAAAGTTGCCAGTGGTCGGAGTTATGGTTTAGCTTCTGTGGAATATCGTTTCCCAATTTTCCAGTCAATAGGTGGAGTTGTCTTTACTGACCTCGCCTCAGATTTCGGGTCTAGCGAAACCGTGTTAGGAGAACCAGGAGTCTTGCGAGACAAACCTGGAAGTGGCTTTGGTTACGGCTTAGGATTGCGCTTGAACTCACCCTTTGGGCTAATTCGAGGCGACTTAGGAATTAGCGACCAAGGAGAAGTTAGATTTGAAGTTACTACAGGTCAGCGATTTTAA